A stretch of DNA from Rattus rattus isolate New Zealand chromosome 1, Rrattus_CSIRO_v1, whole genome shotgun sequence:
TCCTATCCAAGGACAGAAATTCAGGCAGGGTGGGGTGCCCAGAGGAATCGTCCTCTCCAAGCCCCCAGAGTCACTCCAACGGTTGCTCAGatgcccctccctgccctggcctcGCCCCCACCCACTCTGGGGCACCTTGAGCATAACAGGAAATTTCAAACAACAGGAAACCCAGGCCAGGCTGTGACTCCACCCTGCCGGGGGCCTCTCTCAGTCTATCCCCGGGGAAGGCCATGAACATCAGTACCTGGTCCACGCTAGTGACCCCAGAGTCCTGCCACCGACTGGCGGCTAGCGGTCACAGCCTGCTCATCGTCCTGCACTACAATCACAGCGGCAGGCTGGCTAGCCGTGGGGGCCCTGAGGACAATGGCGGGCTGGGGATGCTGCGGGGGCCGTCGGTGGCAGCGGGCTGCCTGGTGGTGCTGGAAAACGCCATGGTGCTGGCTGCCATCGCCATCCACATGCGCTCACGGCGCTGGGTGTACTACTGCCTCCTGAACATCACCCTGAGCGACCTGCTCACAGGCCTGGCCTACGTGGTCAACGTGCTGCTGTCGGGAACTCGCACCTTCCAGCTGTCACCTGTGCACTGGTTCCTGCGGGAGGGCCTGCTCTTCATGGCCCTGGCTGCGTCCACCTTCAGTCTCCTCTTCACAGCCGGCGAGCGCTTCGCCACCATGGTGCGGGTGGCTGAGAGCGGGGCCACCAAGACCAGCCGTGTGTATGGCTGCATCGGTCTGTGCTGGCTGCTGGCAGCTACCCTGGGCCTGCTGCCCCTGCTGGGCTGGAACTGTGTGTGCGCCTTCCAGCGCTGCTCTAGCCTGCTGCCCCTCTACTCCAAGGGCTATGTGCTCTTTTGTGTGGTGGTCTTCGCCCTAATCCTAGTGACTATCCTGAGCCTCTACGGGGCCATCTTTAGGGTGGTCCGAGCCAACGGGCAGAAGTCCCCGCGTCCTCCTGCCCGCCGCAAGTCCCGCAGGCTACTCAACACCGTGCTGATGATCTTGGTGGCTTTTGTGGTGTGCTGGGGTCCCCTGTTTGGCCTGCTCCTGGCCGACATCTTTGGATCTAATGTCTGGGCCCAGGAGTACCTGCGCGGCATGGACTGGATCCTGGCCCTAGCCGTGCTCAACTCAGCCATCAATCCTCTCATCTATTCCTTCCGCAGTCGTGAGGTGCAGCACGCTGTGCTGACCTTCCTGTGCTGCGGCTGCCTCAGGTTAGGCCTGAGAGGCCCTGGAGACTGCCTGACCCGGATCACCGAGGCCCACTCTGGGGCATCCACCACTGACAGCTCGCTGAGGCCCAGGGACAGTTTTCGGACTTCGAGGTCACTCAGCTTCAAGATGCGAGAGCCGCTGTCCAGCGTTTCCAGCATCCGCAGCGCCTAGAGCTTGAACCAGCCGGTCGCCCACCGAGCAGGCCCTCCCAGGAGAGGTGAGAAGGGACTGGACACAAGATCCTAGCCTGACGGTGATTGAGAACATACCTGCAGACCCCGGGTTCCTTCCACGAAACTCCCCATGATGAATGTTTGGCAGGGAGTGGCCAGAGCCAGATCCAGTGAGTCTGGGCCTCGATGGGGCTCCCAGGCAGCGAACGGGGTGTCCATGTCCGAGGTCATGGACAGGACAGTGCCTTATGGTTATTTCTTAgacacatgtgtgctgtgaccAGGATGCTGTAACATGTCTCTTGGTCACAGTGCTTTGGGGGTGTGTCACTGGCACCCAGTGCTTTGGGGGTGTGCTGGGATGGGGTACACCTGCACCATTTGTTTGAAGGCAACCTGATGTGTTGTAAGAACTacaggaggggctgggggcacCCCAGTCTGTCATCCATTCCTCTTCTCAGTGACTTCCCCATTGGGACAAGCAACCTGCCCCCATGGCCTCTCTCCTCCGggttctctatctctctgtgggGAGATAGACCCACCCACCCGAGGTCTGGGGCAATCTCAACTGGTCCTGTAACCCTACAGCCTCGCCCTTCCGGTTCTGAATCACCAAGATATGCTGTGACAGGAAGCTGTGGACTCTACCTTGTGACAGTACAGCTGCGAACCACGCAGGGCTGCGTAAAATGCATTAAAATGAGTGAAACCCACACATTCAGTTTCTCAGTGTATTGTAACCGAGTCCCACTGACAGTGACTCTAGGACGCTAGCGATTGTCACTGTTATAGATGACACAAGTTCAGGGTGTTGGGCACACATCATCTCAACTGTCTTCTCTACACTTTCAGTTCTCATTGTCTGCGGCCTCAGTAGACAGCTGGCATCCATGCCTTGCAGTAATGCTTACCCTGGGGGGAAAGGCCACAAGTTTGAGTCTGAGACTCTGCTTTTTTACCTAGAAGGACCCTAGGACAAGGTCTTCAGAGAAGGCACCATCCCTGAGTTCTCCACAAGCTTCTTAATAGCCCACACTCACCAGTCACCTACTGCACACCTTACTCAAAGTCAGCTCATGCCAGTTTGCATGATGAATTTCCAACTGTGCCTGGAGGTGGGTGGGCGGCACTGTttggtcttttatttctttttttttttttttaatttattcatttattatatataagtacattgtagctgtcttcagatacaccagaagagggcatcggatctctttacagatggttgtgagccaccatgtggttgctgggaattgaactcaggacctctggaagagcagtcggtgctcttaactgctgagctatctctctagcccgaCACAGAATTTTAATTCACACCTAATTTACCCCAAGACACGGGGACTAGTCAAATCCATAGCAATATTGGGTACTCTGAAATTAAAATTGAAGTTGCAATAGGTAAACCAAAAATGTTAAGTTAAATATGTCCCAAATATGAACAGGGACACTAAAGACCTCCCATCGTCGCCCTAGTCCCACTACAGTTATCTTGATCTCCTCACTGCCATTAAAGCCTGTGCCAATTCCTGCCTTACTACCTTACTACCTGCCCCTCTTCTTCACTTAAATCCTGTAGAAACTTCAAGACAAAGACCTCAGCCTTCATTTTcaagtctcctttttttttttgcacattttaATCCCCCCTCCTTTTAGAAACTAAAGAACGACTCCAGTTCCTATATTCCTTTGTGATTGCCCGATAGGACTACAATTCCCAGAAAACCAAGGTACCGGATGggcactttctctttcctttcctacctCTTTCCGGGTCGGACGGTCACGTCCTGCACTTTtaagtcttttattttccttttcattaactACGCCAAACATAGGGCTTAAACAACCTTTACTGAGAATAGGTTTAAATAGCTTTGTAAATGATCTGTGTTTTGAGGCTTGGATGAGTTAGACTGTCCGCCATAGCTTCGTCTGGGAGCCGCACAGTGGTACTACAACTTCCAGGGTGCTCCGCGCGCAAGGACTGCCACAGCTTCTGAGAGGCCGCAACGCGAGTCTTAGTGTGCCTACAACTCCCAGCGTTCCATCGCGCTCGGAGCCGTTTAAAACGAGGCTCGCTCACAAGAAAGACTATATTTCCCGAAAAGCGATGCGGCAGACAGGGACGTCCGCGGCGCTGCCCGAAGGACCCTAGGGCAGGCGCGGGTTGTCCGTGGTTCTGCCCGAAGGACCTCAGCAGCCGCCCATGCTGAGCTGAGTCCGCGGAACCGCGGTTGTTCCTTGTCGCCGTCCGCCGCCGCCGCCTTTGCGGCCTGCCGCCCACCGGGATGCTGGAGGAAGCGGGCGAGGTGCTCGAGAACGTGCTGAAGGCGTCGTGCCTGCCGCTCGGCTTTATCGTCTTCTTGCCCGCTGTGCTGCTGCTCGTGGCGCCGCCGCTGCCCGCCGCCGACGCCGCGCACGAGTTCACCGTGTACCGCATGCAGCAGTACGACCTGCAGGGCCAGCCATACGGTGCGCGACCCCTGACCTCCTCCCTTGACACTGCCATCCCCCTACTGCCACACTAGTCCTCCCAGTGACTGTCATGCAGAGGACCCCCGACTGCTACCCCGGTCTCCCTACTGACATACTGATCGTGTTCCCCAGCCCTGTCCCCTCAGTTTCCCTGCTGTAACACTGACTCCTGTCACCCTATCCCATTATCGCCACACTGATTCTTACCTCTCCTCGATCCAGTCACCCTGATCCCTCTCTGATAGCGGTTGCCTCAGACCTCTCTCAGGCTGGCGTCTGCCCCAAGGCCTGCTGTCCTGGGGTTCCCTGGGGCCTTGGCTTCCACAGCACCACGCCTTCACCCCTTTGCTCTGCTCCACACCCCTCGCCAAGGTTCCCCAGGATCTCTGTCCCCATACCTAGGCTTTGGGCTTCGCAGAGCCTCCCACTCCCTGCTTATGGTGTCTAgccttccagaaccttctgctCATTGGTTTGCCTCTCAGCCTTGATGCTAAGTCTCTGCTTGAATGACAAGACCAGTCCCCCATTTTTGAGCGGGtgtgccagcctggtctgtgcaCCCAAGCCTGTCTATGTGCACCCCACGGGCCCTTGTACCCAGAATTACATTAATTTCTCTTTAAAGCGCACTGTTACCATGGCAGGGGTCATGTTGCTGCCCCAGCTTGGGGAGCTCTAAGGGGTGGAGGTCTGCTCAGCACCTTGCAGGGCCTAGAAAAGTGCCCTGAAACAGTGCCCTGGTGCCTAGGGCACCCTGGGGTGAGGGTCTTATTCTAGGCCAggtccacaggaccaagagtagGTAACCAGGTGCTCCTAGTGCCGTCAGCATCTGCTTGCAGTTCTTAGTGACCTGGCGTCTTCTGAAGAGCCACCTACTAAACTGCCAACTGTGGGGTGTCACGGATGGCCGAGGGAATCATAGAAGCCACTTGAAGCAAGTGGTACTAAGCCTATGGTTGTTCCAGAGCATTCTGTGATCCGGAGGGCAGTTCCTAAACCACTAATTTTCACATCTGCTTCTCAAATGCACAGAATCTTGGATGGGCTGGCGTGTGGTGTGAGTGGACTCGTTTACAGTGGGCAATGCCTGGCGTGTGGCTTTCTAGCACATCCTTGGGTGGACATGAACTAGTGGGATCTTGCATCCTGTTTGTACCCTGGAGGACCTAGCATGGGGCAGCCAGCCAGAGCAGGTCTTGAAAAACCCTGGGGTTAAGTCCCGTGAGCTCCCCTCAGCCCCTGGCTACTCAACAGCCTTACCGCAACTCTCCTTACCCAGCTTCCCCTGCGTCTTGTTGAGAAATAACCAGCGCTGGTGGGAAAGGCGGCTTGTGAGGTGTGACTGTGACCCAGGCTGCCTCCCTCCCGCTGTGGACTCTGGCCTTCTTATCTTGAGGCTTGGAGCAGAACTTCAGCATCTGTCAGCCTCCCCAGGGCCTCGGTGACCCTGAGGCCCAGCGTCACCTCACCGTCCTGGAGCCACCTAATGAGGCTTGGCCTCCCTGGTTGTGGATGAAGTTTTATTGGTCACTGACACCACCGAGCCAAGCAGCCAGCGTTGGGGAGGAGCCTGCTGACTGCCCACCTGCCTTTATGACACCCCTGAGCTGGCACCGCTCAGTTGGAACTGAGACCCTAGCTGGCCTCCTGTGGGTAGTAACACAATGGTTTTGGGGAGTCCTGGGGACTGGTGCTGGCCAGCACTGCCCACTGGGGCTCTGTGTCCCGTCCCCACAGACAACAAAGCTGGATACGGAACACCGTCTTGCCACGTATCCAGCTTCAGTCTCTAGGACTCCAGAAAGCACTGTTCCCTCGGGACATTGGAGGGACCTGCAGGGAGCGCTGCTACCTGAGCCGCCCTTGGAGGCCAGGAACAGGTTGAGGAGGGAGAGCTGTCACCTCTCCCTGAAGGGAGTAGGGTGTCTGCCTGCCGGGAGGTGCTTGGCCCATGCTGACTTTTGGGAAAGTTGTTCCCAGTTGTTCCCTCACCTGACTCCCACGGATTCTGAGGTCCTAGAAAGTGGGGGCTGGGCCTCAGTTGGGCCTGCGCCCCAGGTTCCCTGTGTGCCCAGGAGATGGCCATTTCTATGCTGCCCACAGGGAAGTCTGGGCAGCAGGTCCACATCCGGCTGCTGCCCTGGGGTGCATCTCAACCCCATGTGATTGGAAAGATCATACATGAACCGTTCTAGACTCAGCCACCTTGTGCCTTTGACACCTGGGTCTTTGAGTAGGAGGGTGTCCTGTCAGCATTCAGGTGACCACCCTGGAGACCCCACTGGAATGGAGTTCCCTCCACAGTGAGCCCTCTGTCTGTGCCCCCTCCTGGCCATGTGCATCTAAGGGGTACTGCCTGCCATCATTCTTGTGAGAGTTGAGCATTTATAAAACACCTCATGTATTCTGTGCCACCCAGTGTAACTGTAAGTGGGGCCCAGGGGACTCACTGTGCTGCTGTGACAGGTGCAGGCCCCAGGTCATGACACTGTCACCCTGTGTCTCCCACAGGCACGCGGAATGCTGTACTCAACACGGAGGCGCGCACAGTGGACGCGGATGTGCTGAGCCGCCGCTGCGTGCTCATGCGGCTCCTGGATTTTTCCTACGAGCACTATCAGAAGGCCCTGCGGCAGTCGGCAGGTGCTGTGGTCATCATCCTGCCCCGTGCCATGGCTGCGGTGCCTCAGGATGTTGTCCGGGTAAGCCCATGTCTCAGTCCCATGTGTGCCCCTCAGGTTGCATCTTAGAAACACAGGGGCGTGTCCTTCCCCTTCTGGAAGGAAGCTGAGGTTGGGGGGCATTCTGGGGGTGGCTGCAAGTCCCTGAATGCCTGCACTCCCCACAGCAATTCATGGAGATCGAGCCTGAGATGCTGGCCATGGAGACTGTGGTCCCCGTGTACTTTGCTGTGGAGGATGAGGCCCTGCTGTCCATCTATGAGCAGacccaggctgcctctgcctcccagggctctGCCTCTGCGGCCGAAGGTGAGCCAAGCCTCCAGAGCGCGTGGGGTAGCTGCGTCCTGCATCTACCGGCCTTTCCCTGGCTTCTGTGTCTGCAGTTCCCACCCCAGCTGTGGCCCCAGACACAGACCCAAGTGACCCCTCCCCTTCTGTCCCCAGTACTGCTGCACACAGCCACAGCCAATGGCTTCCAGATGGTGACCAGCGGAGCCCAGAGCCAGGCAGTGAGTGACTGGCTCATCACCAGTGTGGAGGTGAGCCCCCACCTTCTTAGTTCgctccagggcctttgcacaggcCGCAGCACCCTGATCCCAGACATCTAGTCACCCCTCTGCCACGTGTGGGAGGTGGCATGACAAAGGAACGTTACtgcaggctgaggctggggctcagTGGGCAGTACTTGGCAGCTCAGTGTCCTGGGCTCACTCCCCAGGGTCACATGAGCCTGGTGTGCTAAGACACCCCTGGGAGGCTGGGGCAAAAAGATGAGGGGTGCAGggccatccttgactacatagttcAAGACTACCATTGAGACACAGGAGACCCTAGTTTAatagggacagggacaaagagggcacaagagcagagaagagaaagagggcaagagcatgaaaagaaaagaaagccctaCTTTTTTAGTTCTGTCACCAGGGGTCCTCTGAGGGGATAAGTCAGTCAGCCACAGTAGGGGGACAGCAAGCCAGACTGCAGTGCCACGGGCAGCCGTGCAGACCTAGTGTGCACTGCACGATTGTCTATGGCATTCTGGTGAGTGCTGTGATGGCAGGTGGACAGACTGTCCTTAGTCATGGAGGGTCCTGGGGACTTGGTGTGGTCACCTCTCTGTGCAGTCCCTTCCTGGACCTCAGTCTGTGCCCTGGTCCACCGGGGCTGAGGAGACCGTCCACCCACGGGTGCTACCACTGCCTGTTCTTGGTGTCAAGGCTTATAGCACATCAGGGTGACCCTCAGGAATCACAGCCACTGCCTTGGGCATCTAgaatccatctctgtctctctacagGGGCGGCTGAcagggctgggaggggaggaCCTCCCCACCATCGTCATCGTAGCTCACTACGACGCCTTTGGGGTAGCTCCAGTAAGTACCCTGGTACAGGGCCAGGAAAGGTCAGGGGCACCGCAGAAGGGCAGAGGCTGCCTGGCACCATCTTGGTGGGTGATGTGGGTGGCCGGGGACCCAGAACTTTACACCTACGCTTGAGTGTTGTGTTGCTGAGGAGATGGGTGCCGTGACTGTGACAACACTTATAAAAGGGTTGGTCAGTTAACCTCGACAGCAGTGGGGAGCTGGACCCTACATCCTGATGTGCAagctgaggcagacagagacagatggacagagtgGGCTGGGCATGAGCTTTTGGCACCTCAAAGCCCAGGCCAGTggcatacttcctctaacaaggccacacctagtctTCCTCAGGTAGTGTCACTGCTGACTGAGCAttggggccattcttactcaaactaccacacttGGCTCCAAGCCCCTGCCTTGTCCATCTGTCCCCAGAGCCTCCAAGGGCAGGCTGCCCCAACCTCCCATGactgtttgtttgagatggtctctctttgcagctctagctgtcctggagttcagacaaatccccctgcctcagtctcccaagtgctagggttaaaggcgtGGCCATGCTTGTCCAGTGGGCTTTCATGCATGCTTTCTCCCCTGGTGCCCTGTGGCTCTGGCACCAGGTGGGTGGGTCTGGCCTACAGGAGGCATGACTGATGGGCCCTCTGCCCACAGTGGCTGTCACTGGGTGCAGACTCGAACGGGAGCGGCATCTCTGTGCTGCTGGAGCTGGCTCGCCTCTTCTCACGCCTCTACACGTACAAGCGCACTCATGCAGCGTGAgttccgggggtgggggtgggggctggtcCAGCCCACCCCAGGGTGCTGTTGGTCAGTGGGGATGGAACCATCTGCAGCCAGAATCTCCCCTCTGTTTTATGGACACTCCTGGGTGATCTCTGGGGAGCCCTGAGCCCTGGAGGGACCTGAGCAGCATCCCCGGCCTCCACCCATCCATGCCCACAGTTGGGACAGTCACACCTGTCCTGAGGTACCACCCAGGTCACAGGAGAGTGGTCTCAGCATTTGTGAGCTGGGGCACACAGGGTGGCCACAGTCGGGAGCCTACAACAGTGAGAGGTGGCGGCCAGTATCCAGCAGCTTCTTCATGGTCACAAGGTGGTCCCGTAGTGGTCACAGGACTGAGGGCCGTCACTCTTTTAAAAGTCATGAAGCAGCTTTGTTCTTGCTCACCCTGGATATGTCTGTCCCTTACGGCCAGCACCAGTGGCTTCACCCAGCCCTGGCAGCCCTGTATGACAGTAGCCAGTCAGCAGTACAGGCCATGGACAACCTGGGCTCAGTGGCCTGGCTCTGGTTCCCAGACTGGTGAGGGTGTGAGGCACCCGTGAAGTCCACACAGTTGTGTGTCCGCTGGCCCTTGGCATCTGGGGCTGGGGCAGTGTGGAGGTAGTCTGAGCTCCTCCACTTAAAGTTCTCAGAGGCCTCCCTGAAGGGCTCTCAGGGGACACTTGTGGCTGTCCAAATTGTGGAGCCCCTGGCCTGGCATTGGGGAATTGTCACCTGGTGGTGGGTCTGCAGAAACCTGAGGCTTCCCGTCTCAGTTGGAAACCTTTGTCCTGGTCCTGTCACCCTCTtgacacccacacccacaggtACAACCTTCTGTTCTTCGCATCTGGAGGGGGCAAGTTCAACTACCAGGGCACCAAGCGCTGgcttgaggacagcctggaccaCACAGGCAAGCCCGGCTGGGTGTGGGAGGTCCCAGACGATGGGCTGGTGGGCGGAGTCTGTCTTTGGTAGGCGGGGCCATGCCCCTCTGACCCCTTTCCTCACCTTACAGACTCCAGCCTCCTGCAGGACAACGTAGCCTTTGTTCTGTGCCTGGACACCGTGGGACGTGGCAGCCACCTGCGGCTGCATGTGTCCAAGCCTCCGAGGGAGGGGACACTGCAGCATGCCTTCCTGCGCGAGCTGGAGATGGTGGCTGCGCACCAGTTCCCTGACGTCAGCTTCTCCATGGTACACAAGAAAATCAATCTAGCAGATGACGTGCTGGCCTGGGAGCACGAGCGCTTTGCCATCCGGAGGCTGCCCGCCTTCACGCTGTCCCATCTGGAGAGCCACCGCGCAGGGCCCCGCAGCAGCATCATGGATGTGCGGTGAGCAGCAGAGACTGTTCCAGGCCCTGTGGGACTCCAGGCCTCTGGGGCTCTTGCCTGCCCGTTAGAGCACTTGGGGCAGGATGTTCATTGGTCGGAGCTGCTTTAGTGCCCTAAAGAAGTTGCCTTCCCAGGCCTTTTCTGGGCAGGGGCAGCTTCTGTaacagtggttctcgacctttaGGTTGAGCCCCCTCTGAGGTTGCGTATTAgacatcctgcacatcagatatttacgttaagattcataacaggcaaaaattacagttttgaagtagccaTAAAATAATGTGGGgtggagagagatggcttggtggttaagagcactgactgctcttccagaggtcctgagttcaattcccagcaaccacagggtggctcacaaccatctgtaatgggatctgatgccctcctctggggtgtctgaagacagtgacagtgtactcatataaacaaagtaaataaatctttaaaaaatatttatgtttgggggtcacaacatgaagaactatattaaaggaaggttgagaactattgctattactattactattccTTCCGTAGGGGTACCTTTGGTGGAGCACCCTTCAGAACCTGTGGGTGGCACTTTCTAGAACCTTCATAGAAGGCACTTTCCAGAACTTGCTGAGACGTTCTTCTGTAACAGTCTCACAGAGGATGGTTGTCTTTTAGAAACTTCCATGGGTCTCATAGGGGAGGTGGAGTATTCCAGAACCCTCCCTTGGGTATCTTCTGTGAGGGTCAATTCTGCGGCCTATGCTGGGGCTTCCTTCTAGAACCCTTTTAAGGGGCACCTTACAGCACCCACACAGAGCGAGTGAGCTTCCTGGGTGGGGCATGAGCTAATGACCTTCTTTGTAGGGGAGCAGGGCCATCTTTTAGAGCTCTCCATGGGCTGCCCATGGAACAGGGTGTGAGCAGTTGTCCTGGGTGGGGTGGAGCTGAGTCAGGAGCAGGCTGTAGGAGGCCA
This window harbors:
- the Ncln gene encoding nicalin isoform X1, whose translation is MLEEAGEVLENVLKASCLPLGFIVFLPAVLLLVAPPLPAADAAHEFTVYRMQQYDLQGQPYGTRNAVLNTEARTVDADVLSRRCVLMRLLDFSYEHYQKALRQSAGAVVIILPRAMAAVPQDVVRQFMEIEPEMLAMETVVPVYFAVEDEALLSIYEQTQAASASQGSASAAEVLLHTATANGFQMVTSGAQSQAVSDWLITSVEGRLTGLGGEDLPTIVIVAHYDAFGVAPWLSLGADSNGSGISVLLELARLFSRLYTYKRTHAAYNLLFFASGGGKFNYQGTKRWLEDSLDHTDSSLLQDNVAFVLCLDTVGRGSHLRLHVSKPPREGTLQHAFLRELEMVAAHQFPDVSFSMVHKKINLADDVLAWEHERFAIRRLPAFTLSHLESHRAGPRSSIMDVRSRVDSKTLTRNTRIIAEALTRVIYNLTEKGTPPDMPVFTEQMQVQQEQIDSVMDWLTNQPRAAQLLDKDGTFLSTLEHFLSRYLKDVRQHHVKADKRDPEFVFYDQLKQVMNAYRVKPAIFDLLLALCIGAYLGMAYTAVQHFHVLYKTVQRLLLKAKAQ
- the S1pr4 gene encoding sphingosine 1-phosphate receptor 4, with translation MNISTWSTLVTPESCHRLAASGHSLLIVLHYNHSGRLASRGGPEDNGGLGMLRGPSVAAGCLVVLENAMVLAAIAIHMRSRRWVYYCLLNITLSDLLTGLAYVVNVLLSGTRTFQLSPVHWFLREGLLFMALAASTFSLLFTAGERFATMVRVAESGATKTSRVYGCIGLCWLLAATLGLLPLLGWNCVCAFQRCSSLLPLYSKGYVLFCVVVFALILVTILSLYGAIFRVVRANGQKSPRPPARRKSRRLLNTVLMILVAFVVCWGPLFGLLLADIFGSNVWAQEYLRGMDWILALAVLNSAINPLIYSFRSREVQHAVLTFLCCGCLRLGLRGPGDCLTRITEAHSGASTTDSSLRPRDSFRTSRSLSFKMREPLSSVSSIRSA
- the Ncln gene encoding nicalin isoform X2, which gives rise to MLEEAGEVLENVLKASCLPLGFIVFLPAVLLLVAPPLPAADAAHEFTVYRMQQYDLQGQPYGTRNAVLNTEARTVDADVLSRRCVLMRLLDFSYEHYQKALRQSAGAVVIILPRAMAAVPQDVVRQFMEIEPEMLAMETVVPVYFAVEDEALLSIYEQTQAASASQGSASAAEVLLHTATANGFQMVTSGAQSQAVSDWLITSVEGRLTGLGGEDLPTIVIVAHYDAFGVAPWLSLGADSNGSGISVLLELARLFSRLYTYKRTHAAYNLLFFASGGGKFNYQGTKRWLEDSLDHTDSSLLQDNVAFVLCLDTVGRGSHLRLHVSKPPREGTLQHAFLRELEMVAAHQFPDVSFSMVHKKINLADDVLAWEHERFAIRRLPAFTLSHLESHRAGPRSSIMDVRSRVDSKTLTRNTRIIAEALTRVIYNLTEKGTPPDMPVFTEQMVQQEQIDSVMDWLTNQPRAAQLLDKDGTFLSTLEHFLSRYLKDVRQHHVKADKRDPEFVFYDQLKQVMNAYRVKPAIFDLLLALCIGAYLGMAYTAVQHFHVLYKTVQRLLLKAKAQ